CCTTGTCGGGCGGCGGCGTGGTCGATCGACATCACGACCGCGTTGGCCGACCTCGACCCCGCCTCGTTCGCCGTTCCCATGGCGGCTTGAGATGCGACCTCGCACAGGTTCTTCGTCCACCTTGTCGGGTGGCTGCGAGGTCGATCGACATCACGACCGCGTTGGCCGAATGTCACCCTGGCCGCTCTTCCCATGAGGGCTTGAGATGTGGCCTCGTATCGGTTCCTCGGCCACCTTGTCGGGTGGCGGCGTGGTCGACCGACGCTACGACCGCGTTGGCCGAACTCCACCCCGGCCGTCCTCCCCGCGGCGGCTTGAGATGCGGCCTCGTACCGGCTCGTCGTCGACTTCGTCAGGCTGCGGCGTGGTCGACCGGCACCACGACCGCACTGACCCAACTCCTACCTCAGTTCCTCCGTCTTGACGCCGGCGGCGTGGCCTTGCCAGCCGAACTCCGGTTGCGGCACTCAATACGGTGCGGGCCGTAGGCCGAGCTGCCGAGTGAATTAAGTCTGCCTTCGTTCCGGCCGGCCGAATGCGTTGCGGGCCGGGGTCGACCATCGCTCGCCTGCACTCGCGTGGTCGTTGTTCTTTCCCTTTAGCGCCAGCCCATCCACCGTACGTCTGGAGCCAGCCATGCCCACTCGTCCGAAGCCGCCGACATGACCACCGAATTCGTCGAGCGCGTCCGCAATCGGCTCGCCGGTGAGAGCCGTCCGGCGGATCCTGTCGCCGTCGCGGAGGCCGTGCGGGCGGAAGCCGGCGGCACCCTCAGCCACGACGCCGTCCTCGACGCCGTCCGCCAGGCCCACCACGAGTTCGTCGGCGCGGGCCCGCTCGCGCCGCTGCTGGAGGACCCCACCGTCACCGACGTCCTCGTCACCGCGCCCGACCAGACCTGGACCGACGGCGACTCGGGCCTGACCCGCACTGACGTCCGCTTCGCCGACGAAGAAGCCGTCCGCCGCCTGGCGCAGCGTCTCGCGCTCGCGGCGGGCCGGCGACTCGACGACGCACAGCCCTATGTGGACGGTTGGCTCCCCGTCCCGGGCGGGCACGTCCGCGTCCACGCCGTCCTGCCGCCGATCGCGCCCAACGGCACCTGCCTGTCCCTGCGCGTCCTCCGCCCGGCGACGCACACCCTCGACACCCTGACCTCGCTCGGCGTCGTCAACGAGGAAGGCGCCGAGATCCTCCGCTCGATCATCACGCGCCGCCTCGCGTTCCTGGTCACGGGCGGCACCGGCGCCGGCAAGACGACCCTCCTCAGTGCACTCCTCGCCGAGGTCAGCCCGCGTGAGCGCATCATCTGCGTCGAGGACGCCGGCGAACTCCGTCCCGCGCACCCGCAGTTCGTGAGCCTCGTCGCGCGCCCGGCCAACGTCGAAGGCGCCGGCGCCGTCGAGCTGCCCGAGCTCGTCCGCCAGGCGCTGCGCATGCGCCCGGACCGCCTGGTGGTCGGCGAAGTCCGCGGCGCCGAAGTCTGCTCCCTGCTCAACGCCCTCAACACCGGCCATGACGGCGGCGCCTGCACTCTCCACGCCAACTCACCCTCCGAGGTCCCCGCGCGCCTCGAAGCGCTCGCCTCCCTGGGCGGCCTCACCGGCGACGCCCTCCACAGCCAGCTGGCCGCTGCCATCCGCGTCGTCCTCCACCTCCGCCGCGACCCCACCGGCGTCCGCCGCCTCACCGAAATCGCGACCCTCCACCGCACCACCGCGACCACCCACACCACCCCCATCTGGCGCGACGGCCACTGGACCCCCTACCGCCCCCTCTTCGAGGAGGCGACCGCATGACTCCGACCCGCTCGCCCGTGCGACCCGCGGCCCTTCACACCACGCGACCCTGCCTCGGCGCGCTGCCTCCGCAATCCGCGCGGCGCGCTTCGCGCAGCCGGCCCGAGTCTGGAGCCCTCCGCCGCCCCGCCGTCCCGTCTCACAGTCGCCGGCGCGATGCCGACTTGGCGCCCATCGGCGTTCCATGTCGCCGCTGGCGCCGAGGCGTCGGCTTCAAGTGGCGATACGTGCCCCGATCCGTGGTTGCCGCGGGGGTCGGTCGCCGGTGGCGCAGGGGTGGCGGTTGCGTGTGGTTGTACGTGGCTGGGTCTTTGGTTGCAGAGGCGGCGGTCCTGTGCTGGCGCCGAGGCGGCGGCTTCAAGTGGCGATACGTGCCCCGATCCTTGATTGCCGCGGAGGTCGGGCGCTGCCGGCGTCGAGGTAGCGGCTTCGCGTGGTTGCACGCGACCCGATCCGTCGTCACCGAGGAGGCGACCGCATGATCACCGCCTGGCCTTTCCTCTGCTTCGGCACCGCCATCCTCGCCTGGCCCACCCTCCCGACCCGACTGCTCTCACCACCGCGGCGACGGCTCACCATCCCCAC
The sequence above is a segment of the Amycolatopsis sp. 2-15 genome. Coding sequences within it:
- a CDS encoding TadA family conjugal transfer-associated ATPase translates to MTTEFVERVRNRLAGESRPADPVAVAEAVRAEAGGTLSHDAVLDAVRQAHHEFVGAGPLAPLLEDPTVTDVLVTAPDQTWTDGDSGLTRTDVRFADEEAVRRLAQRLALAAGRRLDDAQPYVDGWLPVPGGHVRVHAVLPPIAPNGTCLSLRVLRPATHTLDTLTSLGVVNEEGAEILRSIITRRLAFLVTGGTGAGKTTLLSALLAEVSPRERIICVEDAGELRPAHPQFVSLVARPANVEGAGAVELPELVRQALRMRPDRLVVGEVRGAEVCSLLNALNTGHDGGACTLHANSPSEVPARLEALASLGGLTGDALHSQLAAAIRVVLHLRRDPTGVRRLTEIATLHRTTATTHTTPIWRDGHWTPYRPLFEEATA